One genomic window of Bombus fervidus isolate BK054 chromosome 14, iyBomFerv1, whole genome shotgun sequence includes the following:
- the Mys gene encoding position-specific antigen beta subunit myospheroid encodes MEKMFGSFRWIIAIAIIISLVKANYSPPERLTGMNPCISKQTCHECIQTPHCAWCAAPKFSEKRCFLPNINTKIFATCPGEYTWNPDNVFSMIRHRNLTKGGYAYGGANSYEYSYMNSSIHGSSSQSTSSGSSSSSSSSGSRRQEAIQIWPQEVNLKLRINEAHRMTFAYSQAEDYPVDLYYLMDLSKSMEDDKKKLSDLGQLLVESMSKITSNFRLGFGSFVDKVVMPYVSTMPKSLIEPCDGCAAPYGYKNIMTLSQDTSHFASLVRNASVSGNLDAPEGGFDAIMQAIVCRQQIGWREKARRLLVFSTDAGFHYAGDGKLGGIVKPNDGECHLDSTGLYTHSSLQDYPSISQINLKVKQNAINVIWAVTEEQINVYKRLTKHVEGSFAGKLSDDSSNVVELIREQYDAISSSVEMKDTASSAVKVKYFSKCLGTGPLIETSKCDGLKVGTKVEFTAEIEVTSCPENRSEWKQKFDIYPVGINETLTVNLEMLCDCECEREGAMYEPKSPECNGVGTLKCGICECYDGFFGKRCECSPHQEMTGLDKHFQSCRPDNTSLVDCSGRGTCACGQCECEERENPEEIISGHFCECDNFSCDRDQGHLCSNHGTCECGQCVCNAGWTGPSCNCRSSNETCIAPGTTNGVLCSGHGDCVCGECICHEEGNTRYSGKHCNKCPTCPSRCEELKNCVLCQMYGTGNFTDKEECAKNCKEFVPEPVDTVIPDVDKDEVPCFGIDEDDCKYNFVYYYNETNCLKVRAQKERECPPQVYMLGIVLGVIAAIVLIGLALLLLWKLLTTIHDRREFARFEKERMMAKWDTGENPIYKQATSTFKNPTYAGK; translated from the exons ATGGAAAA AATGTTTGGCAGCTTCAGATGGATAATAGCAATAGCAATCATTATATCATTAGTAAAGGCAAATTACTCACCTCCAGAGAGATTGACTGGAATGAATCCTTGTATAAGCAAACAAACATGTCATGAATGCATACAAACACCACATTGTGCCTGGTGTGCAGCACCA AAATTTTCAGAAAAGCGGTGTTTTCTACCAAACattaatactaaaatatttgcaacatGTCCTGGCGAATACACATGGAATCCAGACAATGTTTTTAGTATGATAAGACATAGAAATTTAACAAAAGGTGGTTATGCATATGGTGGTGCCAACAGTtatgaatattcatatatGAATTCTAGTATACATGGCTCTAGTTCACAGTCCACTAGTAGTGGTagtagcagcagcagcagtagCAGTGGTAGCAGAAGGCAAGAAGCTATACAAATTTGGCCACAAGAAGTTAATTTGAAACTTCGAATAA ATGAGGCACATAGAATGACTTTTGCTTATTCACAAGCTGAAGATTATCCTGTTGATTTGTACTATCTTATGGATTTGAGTAAATCTATGGAAGATGACAAGAAAAAATTATCAGATTTAGGTCAACTCTTAGTAGAAAGTATGAGTAAAATTACAAGTAACTTTCGACTAGGTTTTGGCAGTTTTGTTGATAAAGTTGTAATGCCTTATGTTAGTACAATGCCTAAGTC ATTAATAGAACCATGTGATGGATGTGCAGCACCATATggctacaaaaatattatgacaTTGTCTCAAGATACAAGTCATTTTGCA AGTTTAGTGCGAAATGCTTCAGTATCTGGAAACTTAGATGCGCCAGAAGGAGGATTTGATGCAATAATGCAAGCTATAGTTTGTAGACAGCAGATTGGCTGGCGTGAAAAGGCTCGTAGACTTTTAGTATTTTCTACAGATGCTGGTTTTCATTATGCAGGCGATGGTAAATTGGGTGGAATTGTCAAACCAAATGATGGTGAATGTCACTTAGATAGTACAGGACTTTACACACACTCATCATTACAAGACTATCCAAGTATTtctcaaattaatttaaaagttaaGCAAAATGCTATTAATGTTATATGGGCTGTTACGGAAGAACaaataaacgtatataaaAGGCTGACTAAACATGTAGAAGGATCTTTTGCTGGTAAATTATCAGATGACTCGAGTAACGTTGTAGAATTAATTCGTGAACAGTATGATGCAATTTCAAGTTCAGTTGAAATGAAAGATACAGCTAGCAGTGCTGTGAAGGTAAAATACTTCTCAAAATGTTTGGGTACGGGACCACTTATTGAAACTTCAAAATGTGATGGATTAAAAGTTGGAACAAAAGTGGAATTTACTGCAGAAATAGAAGTCACGAGTTGCCCAGAAAATAGGTCCGAATGGAAAcaaaaattcgatatttatcCA GTTGGAATTAATGAAACGCTTACTGTAAATTTGGAAATGTTATGTGACTGTGAATGCGAACGCGAAGGTGCTATGTATGAACCGAAATCACCAGAATGTAATGGTGTAGGAACTTTAAAATGTGGCATTTGTGAATGTTATGATGGATTTTTTGGAAAACGCTGTGAATGCAGTCCTCATCAAGAAATGACAGGATTAGATAAACATTTCCAATCTTGTAGACCTGATAATACTTCTCTTGTAGATTGTTCAGGGAGAGGAACTTGTGCTTGTGGTCAATGTGAATgtgaagaaagagaaaatccTGAAGAa ATAATATCAGGTCATTTTTGCGAATGTGACAATTTCTCATGTGATCGAGATCAAGGTCATTTGTGCTCAAATCATGGAACATGCGAGTGCGGTCAATGTGTCTGTAATGCAGGATGGACTGGTCCATCTTGCAATTGTAGATCTTCAAATGAGACTTGTATTGCACCAGGAACTACCAATGGAGTGTTATGTTCAGGGCAT GGAGATTGTGTTTGTGGTGAATGTATTTGTCATGAAGAAGGAAACACTAGATATTCTGGTAAACACTGTAATAAGTGTCCAACCTGTCCAAGCCGTtgtgaagaattaaaaaattgtgtatTATGTCAAATGTATGGTACTGGTAATTTCACTGATAAAGAGGAATGTGcaaaaaattgcaaagaaTTCGTCCCTGAACCAGTTGATACAGTTATACCAGATGTGGATAAGGATGAAGTTCCATGCTTTGGTATAGATGAAGACGActgcaaatataattttgtttattattacaatgAAACGAATTGCCTAAAAGTCAGAGCTCAGAAGGAAAGGGAATGTCCACCCCAAGTTTATATGCTCGGTATAGTATTAGGTGTAATTGCAGCTATTGTTTTAATCGGTCTTGCATTATTACTTTTGTGGAAACTATTAACAACTATACACGACAGAAGAGAATTCGCAAGAtttgaaaaggaaagaatgaTGGCTAAATGGGATAcg GGTGAAAATCCAATTTATAAACAAGCAACTTCAACATTTAAAAATCCAACATATGctggaaaatga